A window of the Dongshaea marina genome harbors these coding sequences:
- a CDS encoding ASCH domain-containing protein: MSQPYRTITFYQRFEKDILTGKKTITIRDQAEANYREGSCWMF; this comes from the coding sequence ATGAGCCAACCTTATCGTACTATCACCTTCTATCAACGCTTTGAGAAAGACATACTGACCGGTAAGAAGACCATCACCATCCGCGATCAAGCGGAAGCAAATTACCGGGAGGGGAGCTGCTGGATGTTTTAA
- a CDS encoding SGNH/GDSL hydrolase family protein, which produces MNRFSGKTVGFSLFKTVVLILFTLLLSFTVQAQIRHLIFFGDSLSDSGNNFWVKSGGPHQGAPITNRSATGERRIWTEYFTRIFEDSRQGGQARSLQVSSKAIHPGIHLNYAWASAETGRHYLSDNSGKPYFPSRDNECRQPGLFADSRGEVQPCVPSVGLQVQQFIQQHGKDPEYIKSSLVVMLAGGNDILNNLGKLLSENRLKILLTQGLSHPIDNTLLNIKVLHRAGVPYSNMLVLGLPDFSLIPAIHKLVNNNASALSMLSQISSAYNRWLQFRLWWETLFSDQAITFYNPTSFLNDLAVNGSYETIDGASLEFSQGLIPCHQKPEEPERPGCDQHIFYNLKHPSSQAHRAFADDLWRHLLRQKPLAAKLSS; this is translated from the coding sequence ATGAATAGGTTCAGTGGCAAAACAGTCGGCTTTTCTCTGTTTAAGACAGTCGTCCTGATCCTCTTTACTCTACTGCTAAGTTTCACTGTCCAGGCACAGATCCGCCACCTGATTTTTTTTGGGGATAGCCTGAGTGATTCAGGAAATAACTTCTGGGTGAAGTCGGGTGGCCCTCACCAGGGGGCACCGATCACCAACCGAAGCGCAACCGGAGAGCGGCGCATTTGGACCGAGTATTTTACCCGTATTTTTGAAGACTCCAGGCAAGGGGGGCAGGCCAGATCGTTGCAGGTGAGCTCCAAAGCTATTCACCCGGGTATTCACCTTAACTATGCCTGGGCCAGTGCCGAAACCGGTCGACATTACCTGAGTGATAACAGTGGCAAGCCCTACTTTCCATCTCGGGATAATGAATGCCGGCAGCCGGGACTCTTTGCTGATTCCCGGGGAGAGGTGCAGCCTTGTGTACCCAGTGTGGGGCTTCAGGTTCAGCAGTTCATTCAGCAGCATGGAAAGGATCCCGAATACATCAAATCCAGCCTGGTCGTAATGCTCGCCGGAGGTAACGATATTCTCAACAACCTCGGGAAATTGCTGTCTGAAAATCGCCTGAAAATTCTTTTGACCCAGGGCCTGTCACACCCGATTGATAATACATTGTTAAATATCAAAGTCCTGCATCGCGCCGGAGTGCCCTACTCCAATATGTTGGTGCTTGGTCTGCCGGACTTCTCGCTGATCCCCGCCATCCATAAGCTGGTGAATAACAATGCCTCGGCCCTGTCGATGCTGAGCCAGATTTCAAGTGCCTATAACCGTTGGCTGCAGTTTCGTTTATGGTGGGAGACACTCTTTAGTGATCAGGCGATCACCTTCTATAATCCAACGTCATTTTTAAATGACTTGGCGGTCAATGGGAGCTATGAAACCATAGATGGGGCGTCTCTGGAGTTTTCTCAGGGTCTTATCCCCTGCCATCAGAAACCTGAAGAGCCCGAGCGACCCGGGTGTGATCAGCATATTTTTTATAATCTCAAGCACCCGAGTAGCCAGGCCCATAGAGCCTTTGCTGATGATCTATGGCGCCACCTGCTAAGGCAAAAGCCGCTGGCAGCTAAACTATCAAGCTGA
- a CDS encoding ASCH domain-containing protein, with amino-acid sequence MDVLTHGEERWFCRLEVNRVKPIQFSELNQQHAEQENMSLDELKAVIREIYPGTQQLYVISFSLIV; translated from the coding sequence CTGGATGTTTTAACTCATGGAGAGGAGCGCTGGTTCTGCCGCCTAGAAGTAAACCGGGTCAAGCCGATACAGTTCAGTGAGTTAAATCAGCAGCACGCCGAGCAGGAAAATATGAGCCTGGATGAGCTAAAGGCTGTGATCCGGGAAATCTATCCCGGAACCCAGCAGCTCTATGTCATTAGCTTCAGCTTGATAGTTTAG